Proteins encoded in a region of the Halioglobus maricola genome:
- a CDS encoding SDR family NAD(P)-dependent oxidoreductase has protein sequence MKSVVITGSTRGIGRGLAREFLARDCRVVVSGRSQGAVDTVVAELGAEFGAQNVAGVACEITDADQLQNLWDKAAEAFGTVDIWINNAGVSLPRLNLADADPGDIAAIVNINLTGMLLANRVALAGMLAQGSGQIWNMEGFGSGDQMQPGMTPYGATKRGVHYMSESLQKEVKGTPVQVCVLSPGIVVTDLLIGDYDTSSPEWAKSKKIFNILGDKVETVTPYLADGILKTNKSGATVAWLTGPKAFGRFMTAAFNKRDLFADIEGA, from the coding sequence ATGAAGTCAGTGGTTATCACCGGTAGTACCCGCGGCATAGGTCGCGGCTTGGCGCGCGAATTCCTTGCGCGGGATTGCAGGGTTGTTGTTTCTGGCCGCAGCCAGGGTGCCGTCGATACCGTTGTCGCGGAACTCGGTGCGGAATTCGGGGCACAGAATGTCGCCGGTGTGGCCTGTGAGATTACCGATGCTGATCAGCTCCAGAATCTCTGGGACAAGGCCGCAGAGGCATTCGGCACGGTAGATATCTGGATCAACAACGCGGGCGTAAGCCTGCCGCGGCTCAATCTGGCTGACGCCGACCCTGGCGATATTGCTGCCATAGTGAATATTAATCTCACCGGAATGTTGCTGGCCAATCGGGTGGCGCTCGCGGGTATGCTCGCCCAGGGCAGTGGCCAGATCTGGAATATGGAGGGTTTTGGTTCAGGGGACCAGATGCAACCGGGAATGACTCCCTATGGCGCTACCAAGCGCGGAGTGCACTACATGAGCGAGTCACTGCAGAAGGAGGTCAAGGGAACGCCTGTTCAGGTGTGTGTCCTGAGCCCGGGTATTGTGGTGACCGATCTGCTGATTGGCGACTACGATACCTCGTCGCCAGAGTGGGCCAAGAGCAAGAAAATCTTCAATATCCTGGGCGACAAGGTCGAAACGGTTACCCCTTACCTGGCCGACGGCATTCTCAAGACCAACAAGTCTGGGGCCACCGTTGCCTGGCTGACCGGCCCCAAGGCATTTGGTCGCTTTATGACTGCCGCCTTCAACAAGCGCGACCTGTTCGCCGACATTGAGGGCGCCTGA
- a CDS encoding red chlorophyll catabolite reductase encodes MSERILTPIIDLVEASPDVDNRETFEHLWAILAEMNEKIQARFELHLDPCSERFADYSNISGSAEGAEGSLKTYTGPEVDWYVHSFIGSPESSFTNMHITLSLGPQYDVPNFGFALGTVPDLFMYMDYIPRVDLLANPEYVDRYYTAVNEEFLDLQEDARFNPFISRDLWTRVAMTPTAVGYTAGKDPAILEKVKGISLSRLDRWLKWVDEAEPTAPADRPAIAARDQLIRKTTCERDPANNLGDRLFGKEAAEAMVATLWGGARTLPRPTGE; translated from the coding sequence ATGAGCGAACGCATTCTCACACCGATTATTGACCTGGTGGAAGCATCACCCGATGTCGACAACCGTGAGACTTTTGAACACCTTTGGGCCATTCTCGCCGAGATGAACGAGAAAATTCAGGCCCGCTTCGAATTGCACCTGGATCCTTGCAGTGAACGCTTCGCAGACTACAGTAACATCTCGGGCAGCGCGGAAGGTGCCGAGGGATCGCTGAAAACCTACACAGGCCCGGAGGTCGACTGGTATGTGCACTCGTTCATAGGGTCACCGGAATCCAGCTTCACCAACATGCACATCACCCTCAGCCTTGGGCCGCAGTATGATGTGCCTAACTTCGGCTTTGCGCTGGGCACCGTACCCGACCTGTTCATGTACATGGACTACATCCCGCGCGTTGACCTGCTCGCCAATCCAGAGTACGTCGACAGATACTACACCGCTGTGAACGAGGAGTTCCTCGACCTCCAGGAGGACGCGCGGTTTAACCCCTTTATCAGCCGCGACCTGTGGACCCGTGTCGCCATGACGCCCACAGCTGTCGGCTACACCGCCGGCAAAGATCCCGCGATTCTGGAGAAGGTCAAGGGCATCTCACTGTCTCGCCTGGATCGGTGGCTGAAGTGGGTTGACGAGGCCGAGCCAACAGCCCCTGCCGACCGCCCAGCTATTGCAGCGCGCGACCAACTTATCCGCAAGACCACCTGTGAACGCGACCCTGCCAACAACCTGGGAGACCGGCTATTTGGCAAGGAAGCAGCGGAGGCCATGGTAGCCACACTGTGGGGCGGAGCCCGCACCCTGCCACGCCCGACAGGAGAGTGA
- a CDS encoding Crp/Fnr family transcriptional regulator, whose product MSIETNTPLTIYSGLNQKDAGQLDELVTHRLLDSGDYLFHQHTPAKSVYMLEEGMLMMERSSSTGRRQVMAFMQPGNFIGIPHNQHYDYTVSSLQQSKVREIPLKPFVALQDKCPQLMENVRGIGGNILAHTLDQVFALGQKKAHERVCFLLKQLSDRAPVPNCRTVDLVMTRQDIADYLGLTIETVSRAFGKLKREKLIDIYSAHTVEIIDMDAVAELALAD is encoded by the coding sequence TTGAGCATCGAGACAAACACGCCTCTTACCATTTATTCCGGCCTCAACCAGAAGGACGCTGGCCAGTTGGACGAGCTGGTGACCCACCGTCTGCTGGATTCAGGCGACTACTTGTTTCACCAACACACGCCGGCAAAATCTGTCTATATGCTGGAAGAAGGCATGCTGATGATGGAGCGATCATCCTCGACCGGCCGGCGTCAGGTCATGGCGTTCATGCAGCCGGGGAATTTCATCGGCATTCCACACAACCAACACTACGACTATACGGTGTCTTCGCTACAGCAGTCGAAAGTGAGGGAAATACCGCTCAAGCCCTTTGTGGCGCTGCAGGATAAATGCCCTCAGTTAATGGAAAACGTGCGTGGTATCGGCGGTAATATTCTCGCCCATACACTCGACCAGGTGTTCGCCCTGGGTCAGAAAAAAGCTCATGAACGTGTGTGCTTCCTGCTCAAGCAACTGTCAGATCGGGCACCAGTACCCAACTGCCGGACGGTAGATCTGGTGATGACCCGCCAGGATATCGCTGACTATCTCGGATTAACGATCGAAACTGTGAGCCGTGCATTCGGCAAGCTCAAGCGCGAAAAGCTGATTGATATCTACTCTGCGCACACTGTCGAAATTATCGACATGGACGCGGTTGCCGAACTCGCCCTGGCGGACTAG
- a CDS encoding glutathione S-transferase family protein codes for MKLYNMNHSPYATRVRMLIRKKGLAVEILDPPAPTGTPEFIEQFPLGKIPVLELDDGSQLPDSWVIMEYLDALSGTQLIPAEPLARAHMQLLARYADTYLGPLALFPMFQRVVQPGGTENAEEVLEALDKELARLDRLLNMLPDFADRAVHAGDMVLATNMEYVLMLAPMFGRAEPLAEYPAAERWQHWVSGDEDVQACTAEMKQAVAAFFG; via the coding sequence ATGAAACTGTACAACATGAATCACTCTCCCTATGCCACTCGCGTACGCATGTTGATTCGCAAAAAGGGTCTGGCAGTAGAGATTCTCGACCCTCCTGCGCCCACGGGAACGCCCGAGTTCATAGAGCAGTTTCCGCTGGGTAAAATTCCGGTTTTGGAATTGGATGATGGCAGCCAGTTACCCGATTCCTGGGTGATTATGGAGTATCTGGATGCCCTGTCCGGCACCCAATTGATTCCGGCAGAGCCTCTCGCACGAGCGCATATGCAACTTCTGGCGCGGTATGCTGATACATATCTGGGCCCGTTGGCATTGTTTCCGATGTTCCAGCGCGTGGTGCAGCCTGGCGGCACTGAAAATGCAGAAGAAGTGCTGGAAGCGCTGGACAAGGAGCTGGCCCGATTGGATCGCTTGTTGAACATGCTGCCAGATTTTGCCGATCGCGCAGTGCATGCAGGTGACATGGTGTTGGCTACCAATATGGAGTACGTGCTCATGCTCGCGCCCATGTTCGGTCGGGCAGAGCCGCTTGCTGAATATCCCGCCGCAGAGCGTTGGCAGCATTGGGTGAGTGGGGATGAGGATGTGCAAGCCTGCACGGCAGAGATGAAGCAGGCCGTAGCAGCATTCTTTGGCTAG
- a CDS encoding isocitrate lyase/PEP mutase family protein: MSNPQGKILRERLRQPELLKVPGVYDGLSSLLVEQAGFEAAFLSGACLSFARFGRPDMGLVTASEVAETVAILRDRVALPLIIDIDTGFGNALNVQRTVRDLERAGASALQLEDQVAPKRCGHMVGKNVIPTEEMVGKIKAALDARESADTLLFARTDALGVNGFEDALERAERYLEAGADALFIEAPQTTDQMREIGAQFGKRAALIHNLVEGGNTPVEQADELASLGYRIALYPAALLHGFTPLAQDLLAHISEKGDTMARRKEMLQLDDMNRILGAGELLETGDSYGE; this comes from the coding sequence ATGAGCAATCCACAAGGCAAGATTCTCCGTGAGCGACTGCGCCAGCCCGAGCTGCTAAAGGTGCCGGGAGTTTACGATGGCTTGTCCTCGTTGCTGGTGGAGCAGGCCGGGTTCGAGGCGGCCTTCCTCTCCGGAGCCTGCCTGTCCTTCGCCCGTTTCGGCAGGCCCGACATGGGCCTGGTGACCGCATCAGAAGTCGCAGAAACCGTGGCAATCCTCCGCGATCGCGTGGCTCTTCCTCTGATCATCGATATCGACACTGGCTTTGGCAACGCTCTCAACGTGCAGCGCACAGTGCGCGATCTGGAACGCGCCGGCGCCAGCGCACTCCAGTTGGAAGACCAGGTAGCGCCAAAACGCTGCGGTCACATGGTCGGTAAGAACGTGATTCCAACCGAGGAAATGGTCGGCAAGATCAAAGCCGCGCTCGACGCGCGTGAGTCCGCAGATACCCTGCTGTTTGCCCGCACCGACGCACTCGGCGTGAATGGTTTCGAAGACGCGCTGGAGCGCGCCGAGCGCTATCTGGAAGCCGGCGCCGATGCACTGTTCATCGAGGCGCCGCAAACGACGGACCAGATGCGTGAGATCGGCGCGCAATTCGGCAAGCGCGCAGCTCTTATCCACAACCTGGTTGAGGGAGGTAATACGCCAGTGGAGCAAGCCGACGAACTGGCATCGCTGGGGTATCGCATAGCCCTTTATCCAGCGGCCCTCTTGCACGGATTCACCCCGCTTGCTCAGGATCTTCTCGCTCACATCAGCGAGAAAGGTGACACCATGGCCAGACGCAAAGAGATGCTCCAACTCGACGACATGAACCGTATTCTCGGAGCTGGCGAACTTCTGGAAACTGGCGATAGCTACGGAGAATAA
- a CDS encoding alpha/beta fold hydrolase — protein sequence MRQLVTLLGKLFLLVMLALALGIAWLAWSNRDLPVAVLEARYGGDGLQQVKIDGVELRYKLEGQGPPVVLLHSHFYTMRMWQPWVDALSEEFTVVRYDLTSHGLTGPDPSEDYSRERGTDLLDGLLKHLNIERTALAGSSTGGALAWYYAARFPNKVNALVLVNAPGMPRVTNKYMEKELPGWFGHLLYLLPESLFRPFLEAPVVDKSLITDELLHEFHSMYRREGNRMAEYHRLLAWERGDIRPTLARITAPTLVMWGEDNPQLPVEHVAQYADALTGAASVNTVIYPDIGHVIPLEIPTESARDTRTFLREALQ from the coding sequence ATGAGGCAATTAGTGACTCTGCTGGGCAAACTATTTCTGTTAGTGATGCTGGCGCTGGCTCTCGGAATCGCCTGGCTGGCCTGGAGCAATCGCGACCTGCCGGTGGCGGTCCTGGAAGCACGTTACGGCGGTGACGGACTGCAGCAAGTCAAGATCGATGGCGTCGAGCTGCGCTACAAGCTCGAAGGACAGGGCCCGCCCGTGGTGCTACTGCACTCTCACTTTTATACCATGCGCATGTGGCAGCCCTGGGTGGACGCACTCAGCGAAGAATTCACTGTTGTTCGCTACGACCTCACCAGCCACGGCCTCACAGGCCCGGATCCCAGTGAAGACTACTCCCGCGAGCGCGGTACCGATCTATTGGATGGCCTGCTCAAACACCTGAATATAGAGCGTACTGCTCTCGCGGGTTCGAGCACAGGCGGTGCCCTCGCCTGGTACTACGCTGCCCGCTTCCCGAACAAAGTGAATGCGCTGGTACTTGTGAATGCCCCGGGCATGCCACGCGTCACCAACAAGTATATGGAAAAAGAATTGCCTGGGTGGTTCGGCCACCTGCTGTACCTGCTGCCGGAATCACTGTTTCGTCCCTTCCTCGAAGCCCCGGTTGTCGACAAGTCACTCATCACCGATGAATTGCTACACGAGTTTCACAGCATGTATCGCAGGGAAGGCAACCGCATGGCCGAGTACCATCGTTTACTGGCCTGGGAACGAGGTGACATCCGCCCTACCCTTGCCCGCATTACGGCCCCCACACTCGTCATGTGGGGCGAGGACAATCCTCAACTGCCTGTCGAACACGTCGCCCAATACGCCGATGCCCTGACCGGGGCCGCGTCAGTAAACACAGTGATTTATCCAGATATCGGCCACGTGATTCCGTTAGAAATCCCGACCGAGTCGGCGCGCGATACCCGCACGTTCCTGCGGGAGGCACTGCAATGA
- a CDS encoding alpha/beta hydrolase family protein, which translates to MNVLTARLMSPLLALFLTTLLAACGEDPVLPPAKPLSAPAAAIDALYGAQPGEHEVRIARDLVLPETALRRELTFNLVYPAHGGDYPLLVFSHGNFSSKDSYDRVIEHLVSHGYAVIAPNHLDCCSMVGGIVASLRLGQYGQIEARQQDVIALLDALTEIDSLAPAFAGKYDIDKLAMAGHSFGAFSAQQFGGAAAYNPDQEAYIDAFDARVKAIFALSPPGPMFDTITADSWTQLRLPTLVTTGTWDVQKGFWTDYRMHLMSHDRSPAGDKYALVIDGADHYLGNLICRPEREAEPQHDALRMVNAMGVAFLDAYLKNLPLAWAALQKDRMAEVSDGFARLDRR; encoded by the coding sequence ATGAACGTACTTACCGCTCGGCTTATGTCTCCGCTTTTAGCCCTGTTTCTGACAACATTGTTGGCCGCCTGTGGTGAAGATCCCGTGCTACCCCCTGCCAAGCCCCTCTCAGCACCGGCAGCTGCTATAGACGCGCTGTATGGCGCCCAGCCCGGTGAACACGAGGTACGTATTGCACGTGATCTGGTGCTGCCGGAGACAGCGCTGCGTCGTGAGCTGACATTTAACCTCGTTTATCCCGCACACGGTGGCGACTATCCTTTGCTGGTCTTCTCCCACGGCAACTTCTCCAGCAAAGACAGTTACGATCGGGTCATTGAACACCTTGTGAGCCATGGCTACGCAGTTATTGCGCCCAACCATCTCGACTGCTGTTCAATGGTGGGCGGCATCGTGGCGAGCCTGCGCCTGGGCCAGTACGGGCAGATTGAAGCGCGCCAGCAGGATGTCATTGCCTTGCTGGACGCCTTGACCGAGATTGACTCTTTGGCACCGGCATTTGCCGGCAAGTATGACATCGACAAACTGGCCATGGCCGGCCACTCCTTTGGCGCCTTCAGTGCGCAACAATTCGGCGGCGCGGCGGCATATAACCCCGATCAGGAAGCCTATATCGATGCTTTCGATGCTCGGGTGAAGGCCATTTTTGCCCTGTCTCCGCCGGGCCCTATGTTCGATACCATCACCGCAGACAGCTGGACCCAACTGCGGCTCCCCACACTGGTGACCACCGGCACATGGGACGTGCAGAAAGGCTTCTGGACGGACTACCGAATGCACTTGATGTCGCATGATCGGTCGCCGGCTGGCGACAAATACGCGCTCGTGATCGACGGTGCAGACCACTATCTGGGAAATTTGATATGCCGACCTGAACGCGAGGCGGAGCCGCAGCATGACGCTCTCCGGATGGTCAACGCGATGGGCGTGGCATTCCTCGATGCCTATCTGAAGAATCTGCCGTTAGCATGGGCCGCATTGCAGAAAGACCGGATGGCCGAGGTAAGCGACGGCTTCGCTCGGCTAGACCGACGCTGA
- a CDS encoding aromatic ring-hydroxylating oxygenase subunit alpha — protein sequence MLVNLWYVAEWSDKVKDKPVRAKLLGQNFVLFRDSQGKAHCLSDVCIHRGGALSGGWTTERDCVACPYHGWEFDPEGKVQFIPSRGEGGDVPERARIDAYPTEERYGMIWVFMGDLDEADRYPIPPFPEYEDRANWRPIYTEFSWNAEVNRVVENGIDIAHTSFVHPGFGYREMADKNHITKMERTEYSGTSSCVLYPPPLEGGMGLNKFFRKDKAETHVHPSFYLPGHTVRLHIQVNSWMSMIIFDCNTPIDEHTTRSFVVQVRNFFKWGMFDGGSVKRTLKVFQEDADIVEALSPHYLPESLESEVSVEQDKFMGAWRKVRKVHVEEKGWKIDHKAMQPYEGEKIFTIPSPARRRNPELRWALETVPLVPATNAPSGPDNLVSISEG from the coding sequence ATGCTGGTAAATCTGTGGTACGTGGCCGAATGGTCCGACAAGGTGAAGGATAAGCCGGTGAGAGCAAAATTGCTGGGTCAGAATTTTGTTCTCTTTCGCGATAGCCAGGGTAAAGCTCACTGCCTGAGTGATGTGTGTATTCACCGCGGCGGCGCCCTTTCCGGGGGTTGGACTACCGAGCGCGATTGCGTTGCCTGCCCCTATCACGGGTGGGAGTTCGATCCTGAGGGTAAAGTTCAGTTTATCCCTTCCCGTGGCGAAGGGGGCGACGTGCCTGAACGCGCCCGTATCGATGCCTATCCTACCGAGGAACGCTACGGCATGATCTGGGTGTTTATGGGCGACCTGGATGAAGCGGATCGCTATCCCATTCCCCCATTTCCGGAGTATGAAGACCGCGCCAATTGGCGGCCCATTTATACCGAGTTCAGCTGGAATGCCGAGGTGAATCGGGTCGTAGAAAATGGTATCGACATTGCCCACACGTCTTTTGTGCATCCAGGATTCGGCTACCGGGAGATGGCCGATAAAAATCACATCACCAAAATGGAGCGTACTGAGTACTCCGGTACATCGTCCTGCGTACTCTATCCTCCTCCACTGGAAGGGGGGATGGGCCTGAATAAATTCTTCCGCAAGGACAAAGCAGAGACCCACGTACACCCGTCTTTCTACCTGCCAGGACACACAGTGCGCTTACACATCCAGGTGAATTCCTGGATGTCGATGATCATTTTTGACTGCAATACGCCGATAGATGAGCACACGACACGGTCGTTCGTGGTGCAGGTTCGCAATTTCTTCAAATGGGGCATGTTCGATGGCGGTTCGGTCAAGCGTACCTTAAAGGTATTTCAGGAAGACGCCGATATTGTCGAAGCACTGTCGCCGCATTATCTTCCGGAGTCACTAGAGAGCGAAGTCTCAGTGGAGCAGGACAAGTTCATGGGCGCCTGGCGCAAGGTGCGCAAGGTGCATGTCGAAGAAAAGGGTTGGAAAATCGATCACAAGGCGATGCAGCCCTACGAAGGCGAAAAGATTTTCACTATTCCTTCGCCCGCCAGGCGGCGCAATCCCGAGTTGCGCTGGGCATTGGAAACGGTGCCATTGGTGCCCGCTACCAACGCGCCTTCTGGCCCGGACAATTTAGTCAGTATCAGCGAGGGCTAG
- the dusA gene encoding tRNA dihydrouridine(20/20a) synthase DusA, which translates to MPAVPNKLDRRISIAPMLDWSDRHCRYFWRLMSRQALLYTEMVTTGALIHGERDRFLDFDTAEHPVALQLGGSNPADLAQCAKWAEEWGYDEVNLNCGCPSDRVQSGMFGACLMAQPQLVADGVKAMLDACDLPVTVKHRIGIDDMESYQELLDFVGPIADAGCEVFIVHARKAWLQGLSPKENREIPPLNYPWVYQLKQDLPQLDIVINGGIKSLTECAEHLQHVDGVMIGREAYQNPWMLAEVDAALYGMDKPAQSRDDVVAGLLSYVADQLEGGAHLNHITRHILGLYQGVPGARKFRRHLSENAYKPQAGLEVLTEAHRLVQAAEAYAATRNRQPTAIEFSTDR; encoded by the coding sequence ATGCCCGCAGTACCCAACAAACTTGATCGCCGCATCTCGATAGCGCCGATGCTCGACTGGAGCGATCGTCACTGCCGCTACTTCTGGCGCCTGATGAGCCGTCAGGCTTTGCTCTATACCGAGATGGTCACTACCGGCGCTCTGATCCATGGTGAACGCGATCGATTTCTGGATTTCGACACCGCAGAGCACCCTGTCGCACTGCAGCTCGGAGGTTCCAATCCGGCAGACCTCGCACAATGTGCAAAATGGGCCGAGGAATGGGGCTACGACGAGGTCAACCTGAACTGCGGCTGCCCCTCCGACAGGGTGCAGTCAGGCATGTTCGGCGCCTGCCTCATGGCCCAGCCGCAGCTGGTAGCCGATGGTGTCAAGGCCATGCTTGACGCCTGCGACCTCCCGGTCACGGTAAAACACCGGATTGGCATTGACGACATGGAATCGTATCAAGAGCTGCTGGACTTTGTTGGCCCCATCGCAGACGCCGGCTGCGAAGTGTTTATCGTGCACGCCCGCAAAGCCTGGTTACAGGGCCTGTCGCCCAAGGAAAACCGCGAAATCCCGCCGCTCAACTACCCCTGGGTGTATCAGCTGAAACAAGACCTGCCGCAGTTGGACATTGTCATTAATGGCGGCATCAAAAGCCTGACTGAGTGCGCTGAGCACCTGCAGCATGTCGACGGGGTAATGATCGGCCGCGAGGCCTACCAGAACCCCTGGATGCTGGCGGAAGTGGACGCCGCCCTATACGGGATGGACAAACCGGCCCAATCCCGCGATGATGTCGTCGCTGGTTTGCTGTCCTACGTGGCTGATCAGCTCGAAGGCGGCGCCCATCTGAATCACATCACCCGGCACATTCTCGGCCTCTACCAGGGGGTACCGGGAGCGAGGAAGTTCAGGCGTCATCTCAGTGAAAACGCTTACAAACCACAAGCGGGACTTGAGGTACTAACCGAGGCACACAGACTGGTACAGGCGGCGGAAGCTTACGCCGCCACCCGAAACCGGCAGCCAACTGCAATCGAGTTCAGCACAGACCGATAG
- the tal gene encoding transaldolase yields the protein MTSKLDQLKAMTDVVADTGDIEAIKRFAPLDATTNPSLLLKAAALPHYADLLDQAKAWATSQGGSNSEQLSNCCDRFAVDVGKEILAIIPGRISTEVDARLSFDAEATKNKARKLIGMYEEAGIGRERILIKAASTWEGIRAAAELEKEGINCNLTLLFGFGQAVACADAGVFLISPFVGRILDWYKANTDVVIEKPQDDPGVQSVSRIYDYYKQHGYDTVVMGASFRNTGEIEALAGCDRLTISPALLEELAADNGELPRQLSADGASSDVAKHSPSEAGFRFDLNADAMATEKLADGIRNFVADQIKLEQLIAAR from the coding sequence ATGACCAGTAAACTGGACCAACTAAAGGCCATGACCGACGTCGTGGCTGACACCGGCGATATCGAAGCTATCAAGCGCTTCGCGCCGCTTGACGCTACCACCAATCCGTCCCTGCTTCTCAAAGCAGCTGCCCTGCCCCATTACGCGGATCTGCTCGACCAGGCCAAGGCATGGGCGACGAGCCAGGGAGGCTCTAACAGTGAACAGCTCAGCAATTGCTGCGACCGTTTCGCCGTAGACGTGGGCAAGGAAATCCTCGCGATCATTCCAGGCCGCATCTCCACCGAAGTGGATGCACGACTCTCCTTTGACGCCGAAGCGACCAAAAACAAAGCCCGCAAACTGATCGGCATGTACGAAGAGGCCGGCATCGGCCGCGAGCGCATCCTGATCAAAGCTGCCTCTACCTGGGAAGGGATTCGCGCTGCAGCGGAACTTGAGAAGGAAGGCATCAACTGCAACCTCACTCTGCTGTTCGGCTTCGGCCAGGCCGTCGCTTGTGCCGATGCTGGCGTCTTTCTGATTTCACCCTTTGTGGGGCGCATTCTGGATTGGTACAAAGCGAACACCGATGTCGTCATCGAGAAACCACAAGACGATCCCGGCGTGCAGTCGGTGAGCCGCATCTACGACTACTACAAGCAGCATGGTTACGATACCGTGGTAATGGGCGCCAGTTTCCGCAACACCGGCGAAATTGAAGCACTGGCCGGCTGTGACCGCCTCACTATCAGCCCCGCGCTACTGGAAGAGCTGGCTGCTGACAACGGCGAACTGCCTCGCCAGCTGTCCGCCGACGGCGCCAGCTCCGATGTCGCCAAACACAGCCCCTCTGAAGCCGGCTTCCGTTTCGACTTGAACGCCGATGCCATGGCCACAGAAAAACTCGCCGACGGTATCCGCAACTTCGTTGCAGATCAGATCAAGCTCGAGCAGCTGATCGCCGCGCGGTAG
- a CDS encoding tryptophan--tRNA ligase gives MAKQRVLTGITTTGTPHLGNYVGAIRPAIEASRDASMESFFFLADYHALIKCQDPALVRQSTKEIAATWLALGLDTDKAVFYRQSDIPEIPELTWVLNCNAAKGLMNRAHAYKAAVQANEEAGEDPDFAVTMGLFSYPVLMAADILMFNAHHIPVGKDQIQHVEMARDIAGRFNHNFADVFTLPEAVVDDSVAVLQGLDGRKMSKSYSNTIPLFLTEKQLKKHINKIKTNLLEPGEPKDPDDSTVFQVWSAFADEAETARMRGEFEKGIAWGEAKKQLFELVNAEIGEARERYTQLMDDPGYIEETLLKGAERAREHSSALIAKVREAVGISAIR, from the coding sequence ATGGCCAAACAGCGGGTTCTCACTGGCATCACTACGACCGGTACCCCCCACCTGGGTAACTATGTCGGCGCCATTCGTCCGGCCATCGAGGCATCCCGGGACGCGTCCATGGAGTCGTTCTTCTTTCTGGCCGACTATCACGCCCTTATCAAGTGCCAGGACCCGGCCCTTGTGCGCCAGTCGACCAAGGAAATCGCCGCTACCTGGCTCGCGCTAGGTCTGGATACCGACAAGGCAGTGTTCTATCGCCAGTCGGATATCCCCGAGATTCCCGAGCTTACCTGGGTCCTTAACTGCAACGCCGCCAAGGGGCTGATGAACCGCGCCCATGCCTATAAAGCGGCAGTCCAGGCCAACGAAGAAGCGGGGGAAGACCCTGATTTCGCGGTGACCATGGGCTTGTTCAGTTATCCGGTGCTGATGGCAGCGGACATTCTGATGTTCAATGCGCACCATATTCCCGTGGGCAAGGACCAGATCCAGCATGTAGAAATGGCGCGCGATATTGCGGGCCGGTTTAATCATAACTTTGCTGATGTATTTACCCTGCCCGAGGCCGTGGTCGATGACAGCGTGGCTGTGCTTCAGGGTCTTGATGGACGCAAGATGTCCAAGAGCTATAGCAATACGATTCCGCTGTTCCTCACTGAAAAGCAGTTGAAAAAGCACATCAACAAGATCAAGACCAATCTGCTTGAGCCGGGTGAACCGAAAGATCCGGATGACTCAACAGTGTTCCAGGTCTGGTCGGCCTTTGCGGATGAGGCCGAGACTGCGCGCATGCGTGGTGAGTTTGAGAAGGGTATTGCCTGGGGAGAGGCGAAGAAACAGCTGTTTGAGTTGGTTAATGCTGAAATTGGGGAGGCTCGGGAGCGTTATACCCAGTTGATGGATGATCCTGGGTACATTGAGGAGACTCTGCTCAAGGGCGCCGAGCGTGCGAGAGAGCATTCTTCGGCGCTTATTGCAAAGGTTCGTGAGGCTGTAGGTATCTCGGCCATACGCTAG